One Pyrus communis chromosome 4, drPyrComm1.1, whole genome shotgun sequence genomic region harbors:
- the LOC137732189 gene encoding inactive leucine-rich repeat receptor-like protein kinase CORYNE: MDRRRSTSVMNSPIPRLLLLVLVLCCRQGAVQSQEIEPPSPVKHPHSKNEHQRIVLSIVLGVLTGLICAILTALLVRCFVRYISRTPILKGPVIFSPKIDPKTLQLALASENQLLGSSPIGKYCRTVLDNGLIIAVKQLGPFSECGSPEAQSKAAKRRIQQELEVLAGLRHRHLMSLRAYVREHDRFSLVYDFVPNGSLEDAMNRVRETELQLSWEVRLRIAVGVIKGLQYLHSYVPQIMHYNLKPTNVMLDSAFEPRLGDYGLVKLAPYLDVATSEYSAPECFQNGRYTDKSDIFSFGMILGVLLTGRDPTDPFFGEAARGGSLGRWLRHLQQAGEAREALDKSIIGEEVEEDEMLMAVRIAVVCLSDLPAERPSSDELVHMLTQLHSF; the protein is encoded by the exons ATGGATAGAAGAAGAAGTACCTCAGTAATGAACAGTCCAATCCCAAGGCTTCTCCTTTTGGTATTGGTTTTGTGCTGCCGGCAAGGGGCTGTGCAGTCCCAAGAAATCGAGCCTCCGTCGCCGGTGAAGCATCCCCACTCGAAGAACGAGCACCAAAGAATTGTTCTGAGCATTGTGTTGGGAGTCCTGACCGGACTAATTTGTGCCATCCTCACTGCACTCTTAGTCCGGTGCTTTGTCCGCTACATCAGCAGAACACCAATTCTCAAAGGCCCCGTCATTTTCTCCCCGAAGATCGACCCCAAAACGCTCCAATTAGCACTGGCTAGCGAAAACCAGTTGCTGGGTTCTAGCCCCATTGGGAAGTACTGCAGGACTGTTTTGGACAATGGGCTGATTATTGCAGTCAAGCAGCTCGGACCCTTTTCGGAGTGTGGCTCGCCGGAGGCTCAGAGCAAGGCGGCGAAGCGGCGGATACAGCAGGAGCTTGAAGTGCTTGCTGGCCTAAGACACAGGCATTTGATGAGCCTGCGGGCTTATGTTCGCGAACACGATAGGTTCTCTTTGGTTTATGATTTTGTACCGAATGGGAGCTTGGAGGATGCTATGAACAGAGTTAGAGAAACCGAGTTGCAGCTCAGTTGGGAAGTTCGGCTTCGGATTGCAGTCGGGGTGATTAAGGGACTTCAGTATCTGCATTCGTATGTTCCTCAGATTATGCACTACAATTTGAAGCCAACAAATGTTATGTTGGATTCGGCGTTTGAGCCGAGGTTGGGAGATTATGGGTTGGTGAAGCTTGCGCCTTATTTGGATGTAGCAACATCTGAATACAGCGCTCCAGAGTGTTTCCAGAATGGCAG GTACACGGATAAGAGCGACATTTTCAGCTTTGGGATGATATTGGGCGTTTTATTAACCGGAAGAGACCCAACCGATCCCTTCTTTGGGGAAGCAGCTCGTGGCGGAAGTTTAGGGCGGTGGCTGCGGCACTTGCAGCAAGCAGGCGAGGCACGGGAAGCATTAGATAAGAGTATAATAggtgaagaagtggaagaagatgAGATGTTGATGGCAGTGCGAATCGCCGTTGTATGCCTATCAGATTTGCCAGCAGAGAGGCCCTCAAGCGATGAACTTGTTCACATGCTAACCCAACTGCACAGTTTTTGA
- the LOC137731102 gene encoding light-regulated protein, chloroplastic-like, which yields MQATLRLSPISSVSPLAFVTTKSPALPCGSLPRPLQPSRCPPLRATNVTGGDPASVDYSSITSVFPAEACETVGGEACDAEMYPEVKLKPEEGRSNTARTVSEQLDRDYLEYDSPKTVFPGEACDDLGGEFCEPEYQRGVN from the exons ATGCAGGCCACTCTACGTCTCTCACCAATTTCATCAGTATCACCTCTTGCTTTTGTAACCACCAAGTCCCCGGCCTTGCCATGCGGCTCCCTTCCGAGGCCACTACAGCCCTCAAGGTGCCCTCCCCTGAGGGCAACCAATGTGACAGGCGGCGATCCTGCATCTGTCGATTACAGCTCCATCACTTC TGTTTTCCCGGCAGAGGCTTGCGAAACAGtcggaggagaagcttgtgatgCCGAAATGTATCCCGAAGTGAAGCTCAAACCGGAAGAGGGCAGGAGCAACACAGCCAGGACTGTTTCTGAGCAGCTGGATAGAGATTATCTAGAGTATGACAGTCCCAAGAC GGTCTTTCCTGGGGAGGCTTGTGATGATCTGGGAGGAGAATTCTGTGAGCCAGAGTATCAGAGAGGGGTAAACTAG
- the LOC137732611 gene encoding putative F-box protein At5g52610, which yields MDSRKTHKPPNNCKMEKKYGDLGNRSKKATSVEYYYNNYFPVEILFEIFLRLPLKCLIRCCRVCKSWCSLIKSSAFIAIHLSRSSLIPSNHKTQNDGFDQLLLINQGNNFYSLYYGDNPNPNPNPKPAFQCACSGLNVPLVVKFGVPARMVGTCNGVTCPSWYPRGGTIIWNPSVRNHTHTPFAVEVYSLARGSWKSLGAAVLPGYGKLGGVSSKSVLVNGTLHWVQLRDKEEQEHGQQHINVMSFDLSTELFGEIMMPEALRKRGSNCVFLKYGLTGRLLYIHHNNTLQIKL from the exons ATGGATTCCAGAAAAACTCACAAACCACCCAATAATTGTAAGATGGAAAAGAAATATGGGGACTTGGGAAACCGAAGCAAAAAAGCAACGTCAGTCGAGTACTACTACAACAACTACTTTCCGGTAGAGATCTTATTCGAAATCTTCCTGAGGTTGCCCTTAAAATGTTTAATCAGATGCTGCAGGGTCTGCAAATCATGGTGCTCTCTGATCAAAAGCTCTGCCTTCATTGCCATCCATCTCAGCCGCTCATCACTGATCCCATccaaccacaaaacccaaaacgaTGGTTTTGATCAGCTCCTTCTCATAAACCAGGGCAATAACTTCTACTCGTTGTATTATGGGGATaatcctaaccctaaccctaacccaaaaccTGCATTTCAGTGCGCTTGCAGTGGGCTTAATGTTCCACTAGTTGTGAAATTCGGAGTTCCCGCGCGAATGGTCGGAACTTGTAATGGGGTTACGTGCCCTTCTTGGTACCCCCGTGGCGGCACAATAATTTGGAACCCTTCAGTTAGAAA TCACACTCACACCCCATTTGCGGTTGAGGTTTACTCTTTGGCCCGGGGCTCTTGGAAAAGCCTTGGTGCTGCTGTTCTTCCTGGTTATGGGAAGCTTGGTGGGGTTTCTTCCAAAAGTGTTTTAGTGAATGGTACTCTGCATTGGGTTCAACTCCGTGACAAAGAAGAGCAAGAACATGGCCAACAACATATCAATGTCATGTCTTTTGATTTGAGCACTGAATTATTTGGCGAGATTATGATGCCGGAAGCCTTGAGAAAAAGAGGTTCGAACTGTGTCTTTCTGAAATACG GCCTTACGGGAAGGCTTTTATATATACATCACAACAACACTTTACAGATTAAACTATAA
- the LOC137730650 gene encoding aspartokinase 1, chloroplastic-like, giving the protein MEASLHFRGVRIPGYSRTPRLWHLSRVSFGASPSRSIYAAVENACRSGRLRAKSEKRRIEAVLGDEEDEENATESRGSDAPPFTCVMKFGGSSLASAERIREIAQLVVSFPDEKPIVVLSAMGKTTNNLLLAGEKAVSCGVSNASEIEELSSVNQLHLRTVYELGIDASVISVHLEELEQLLKGIAMMKELTLRTRDYLVSFGECMSTRIFAAYLNSIGVKARQYDAFDIGFITTDDFTNADILEATYPSVANRLYDDWIRDPALPVVTGFLGKGWKTCAVTTLGRGGSDLTATTIGKALGLREVQVWKDVDGVLTCDPSICPVAEPVPYLTFDEAAELAYFGAQVLHPQSMRPARDAEIPVRVKNSYNPKAPGTLITKTRDMSKAVLTSIVLKQNVTLLDIVSTRMLGQVGFLAKVFSTFEDLGISVDVVATSEVSLSLTLDPSKFWSRELIQQELDHMEEKLEQIAFVNLLQQRSIISLIGNVQYSSLILEKVFHVLRTNQVNVQMISQGASKVNISLIVNDSEAEKCVKALHHAFFESGDLSELVPEFGFGNGSASPLPVETW; this is encoded by the exons ATGGAGGCTTCGTTGCATTTCCGCGGGGTTAGAATCCCCGGCTACTCACGAACTCCGAGACTCTGGCACCTGTCGCGGGTCTCCTTCGGGGCGTCGCCGTCGCGATCAATCTACGCGGCAGTGGAAAATGCATGCAGAAGCGGTAGGCTGAGAGCTAAGAGCGAGAAGAGAAGAATCGAAGCTGTGCTTGGAGACGAAGAGGATGAAGAGAATGCGACAGAGAGCCGTGGGTCCGATGCGCCGCCGTTTACGTGCGTGATGAAGTTCGGGGGATCGTCGCTGGCGTCGGCGGAGAGGATAAGAGAGATTGCTCAGCTCGTTGTTAGCTTTCCCGATGAAAAGCCTATCGTCGTGCTCTCTGCCATGGGGAAGACCACTAATAACCTCTTACTT GCTGGTGAGAAGGCCGTTAGCTGCGGAGTTTCGAATGCGTCCGAAATCGAAGAATTGAGCTCTGTAAATCAACTCCATCTCAG GACTGTCTATGAACTTGGAATCGATGCCTCCGTTATTTCGG TACACTTGGAAGAACTAGAGCAACTGCTGAAGGGAATAGCTATGATGAAAGAGTTGACTCTCCGAACAAGAGACTATCTAGTTTCATTTGGAGAGTGCATGTCTACAAGAATCTTTGCAGCTTATCTAAATAGCATCGGTGTTAAGGCACGCCAA TATGATGCATTTGACATTGGTTTCATAACAACAGATGACTTCACCAATGCTGACATCTTAGAGGCAACTTACCCATCTGTCGCTAATCGTTTATATGACGATTGGATTAGGGATCCTGCACTTCCTGTTGTTACTGGCTTTCTCGGAAAG GGCTGGAAAACTTGTGCAGTCACTACCCTCGGCAGGGGTGGTAGTGATTTGACAGCCACAACAATAGGCAAAGCCCTAGGCCTGCGAGAAGTTCAG GTGTGGAAGGATGTTGATGGTGTTTTGACCTGCGATCCTAGTATATGTCCTGTTGCAGAACCTGTTCCTTATTTGACTTTCGATGAGGCAGCTGAGCTTGCATATTTTGGTGCTCAG GTTCTACATCCTCAATCCATGAGACCAGCTAGAGATGCTGAAATACCTGTTAGGGTCAAGAACTCCTATAATCCCAAAGCTCCTGGTACCCTCATCACTAAAACAAGAGATATGAGCAAG GCTGTTCTAACTAGCATAGTTCTGAAGCAAAATGTCACCCTGTTGGATATTGTCAGTACACGCATGCTTGGGCAAGTTGGTTTCCTTGCAAAG GTGTTCTCAACCTTCGAAGATTTGGGCATATCCGTGGATGTTGTTGCAACAAGTGAAGTTAGTTTATCTTTGACATTGGATCCATCAAAATTTTGGAGTAGGGAACTAATTCAGCAG GAACTTGACCACATGGAAGAAAAACTCGAACAAATTGCATTCGTGAATCTTCTGCAGCAGAGATCAATCATCTCGCTCATAGGGAATGTTCAGTATTCTTCACTGATACTAGAAAAG GTATTCCATGTTCTTCGAACCAATCAAGTCAATGTTCAAATGATCTCGCAAGGGGCATCCAAG GTAAACATCTCATTGATAGTAAATGATAGTGAGGCTGAAAAATGCGTCAAGGCCCTTCACCATGCCTTTTTTGAGAGCGGTGACCTGTCTGAGCTAGTACCAGAATTTGGATTTGGAAATGGGTCGGCCTCGCCATTACCCGTAGAAACATGGTGA
- the LOC137732610 gene encoding F-box/kelch-repeat protein At3g06240-like, translating to MSINCFPEEIVADILVRLPFKSVIKVRRVCKTWNSVIKSCTFIDTYLRRSLLIQSEHENNSDGRHHLLLRKKNGWYGNSYYSYYGNILSSPSGYTELIKPAIPDVIKRCFSHLSMVGTCNGIICLAHDGLLQDEDAPTIIWNPSVRKYVILPSPNIKKNNFKDTQTYFFGYDSLTNDYKVLRIVTVRNSLLGVEVYSLAKGCWTSLSTAATAVFPAYLCSGFLRKSKDAFFNGAMHWVLPRDRNSKEHVIVSFDFGTELFHEIAMPEGFRKTGCPSYILRYGESLALVQIDNGGEHFVYALHLWVMKAYVEVKSWTKLDNNNVLFKGYRPTTPLGFNGCDELVMKILVGGDRRAIVVDFKTGNKNAATALDGYSSMNPFVESLILLSQPDAVSY from the coding sequence ATGTCAATCAATTGCTTTCCTGAAGAAATCGTAGCAGATATCTTGGTGAGGTTGCCCTTCAAGTCTGTAATCAAAGTTAGAAGAGTGTGCAAGACGTGGAACTCTGTGATCAAAAGTTGCACCTTCATTGACACCTATCTCAGGCGGTCCTTATTGATACAATCCGAACACGAAAACAACAGCGATGGTCGACACCATCTTCTTCTACGAAAGAAGAATGGATGGTATGGTAATAGTTACTACTCGTATTATGGTAATATCCTTAGTTCTCCATCTGGTTACACCGAGCTTATCAAACCAGCAATTCCAGACGTAATAAAACGTTGTTTTAGTCACCTGTCAATGGTCGGAACTTGTAACGGGATTATATGCCTTGCTCATGACGGACTGTTGCAGGACGAAGATGCCCCCACGATCATTTGGAACCCTTCAGTCAGAAAGTATGTGATTTTGCCTAGCCCTAATATTAAGAAGAACAACTTTAAGGATACACAAACCTATTTCTTTGGCTATGATTCACTGACCAATGACTACAAGGTCTTGAGAATTGTTACTGTGAGGAATTCTTTGTTGGGGGTTGAGGTTTACTCCTTGGCCAAGGGATGTTGGACAAGTCTTAGTACTGCTGCAACTGCTGTTTTTCCTGCTTATTTGTGCTCAGGGTTCTTGAGGAAATCGAAAGATGCATTTTTTAATGGTGCTATGCATTGGGTTCTACCCCGTGACAGAAATTCCAAAGAACATGTCATTGTGTCGTTTGATTTCGGTACTGAACTCTTCCACGAGATCGCGATGCCTGAAGGTTTTAGAAAAACAGGTTGCCCGAGTTACATTTTAAGATATGGAGAGTCTCTTGCCTTGGTTCAGATTGACAACGGAGGAGAACATTTTGTCTATGCGCTTCATTTGTGGGTCATGAAAGCATATGTTGAAGTGAAATCGTGGACTAAACTAGATAACAATAATGTACTCTTCAAAGGATATCGTCCTACTACCCCTCTTGGTTTCAATGGCTGTGATGAACTGGTGATGAAAATATTGGTGGGTGGCGATAGGCGGGCAATAGTGGTGGATTTCAAGACCGGAAATAAAAATGCTGCAACTGCTCTAGATGGCTACTCATCAATGAATCCTTTCGTAGAGAGTCTCATCTTACTTAGCCAGCCCGATGCTGTTTCCTACTAA